A window from Leptothermofonsia sichuanensis E412 encodes these proteins:
- a CDS encoding class I SAM-dependent methyltransferase: protein MSAETGKTKNSSALGNQIARQIAESLAFRITFAQFMDLALYHPLYGYYAVNAAQIGSQGDFFTSPHLGADFGEMLAEQFVQMWQLMGHPNPFTLVEMGAGQGLLAADILSYLERRYPNFFESLEYLVIERATALIAEQRRYLSRFAGMGNRLRWGCLADLDSESVTGCFFSNELVDALPVHQVVKEAGQLREVYVTIEQTDGEEQRFVEVVGDLSTPHLEAYFTQVGIDLLADAYADGYRTEVNLAALDWLSTVADRLQRGYVLTIDYGYTSDRYYHPRRSEGTLQCYYRHAHHSNPYLYVGQQDITAHVDFTALERQGARSGLQTLGFTRQGMFLMALGLGDRMAALSQSETRDPQAIVAILQRRDALHQLVNPMGLGNFGVLIQGKGIDGNSSLKGLWQG from the coding sequence ATGTCAGCAGAGACGGGAAAAACCAAAAACAGTTCAGCTCTCGGTAATCAGATCGCCCGACAGATTGCCGAGAGTTTGGCTTTCAGGATCACATTTGCCCAGTTTATGGATCTGGCGCTATACCACCCGCTGTACGGGTACTATGCGGTTAACGCAGCACAGATTGGAAGCCAGGGTGATTTTTTTACGTCTCCCCACCTGGGGGCAGATTTTGGTGAAATGCTGGCTGAGCAGTTTGTTCAGATGTGGCAGTTAATGGGGCACCCCAATCCGTTTACGCTGGTTGAAATGGGAGCCGGTCAGGGACTTCTGGCAGCCGATATATTGAGCTATTTAGAGAGACGCTATCCCAATTTTTTTGAATCCCTGGAATATCTTGTGATTGAGCGGGCCACTGCCTTAATTGCGGAACAACGCCGTTATCTTAGCCGGTTTGCTGGCATGGGGAATCGTCTGCGCTGGGGTTGTCTGGCAGATCTGGACTCAGAATCGGTGACTGGTTGCTTTTTTTCCAACGAACTGGTAGACGCTTTACCTGTGCATCAGGTGGTTAAAGAGGCCGGACAACTGCGGGAAGTATACGTCACCATCGAGCAAACCGATGGGGAGGAACAACGGTTTGTGGAGGTCGTCGGTGATCTGTCTACCCCCCATCTGGAAGCGTACTTCACCCAGGTCGGGATTGATTTACTGGCGGATGCTTATGCTGACGGATATCGAACAGAAGTCAATTTAGCGGCTCTGGACTGGCTAAGCACCGTGGCAGACCGACTCCAGCGTGGCTATGTTTTGACGATTGATTACGGATACACGAGCGATCGCTACTATCACCCCAGGCGCTCTGAAGGAACGTTGCAGTGCTACTACCGTCATGCTCACCATTCCAATCCCTACCTTTATGTTGGGCAGCAGGACATCACTGCTCATGTAGACTTTACGGCTCTGGAACGCCAGGGGGCGCGTTCTGGACTCCAGACCCTTGGCTTTACCAGGCAGGGAATGTTTCTGATGGCACTGGGCCTGGGCGATCGCATGGCTGCCCTGAGTCAATCAGAAACCCGTGATCCGCAGGCGATTGTAGCCATCCTGCAACGTCGAGATGCACTCCACCAGTTAGTGAACCCAATGGGCTTAGGCAACTTTGGGGTGCTGATTCAGGGCAAGGGCATAGATGGAAACAGCTCCCTGAAGGGACTGTGGCAGGGCTAA
- a CDS encoding septal ring lytic transglycosylase RlpA family protein, translated as MNQKLLSGLTATLLLSTLGTPLAGYANLSEVSEAVDLGSEKSLKVAANQPSTPILDLTSEVVKLGEQSPQPALEGNEAAIAKVHAHELSGRKAATLYVRNIPVLTVLGSEQSVSARVKLGTQPSSEVKLGTQAKSVETSTNPEASSETTPPSPQTSPNSASVSGDEVPSQSDPVWRASEIAAKLNQLNRDGVDARTITVSWESRPGDSGYVIKAGDQVLAVMNSNTILPDTTRNPENDALQATNRLRRLLGNADPLSEVTGKPRRQTQVSVGPFRIALSGMASWYGPGFHGNQSASGEIFNEHKMTAAHRSLPFGTQVRVTNLDNGLSVIVRINDRGPFHGNRIIDLSTAAARVLGLIQTGVAPVRLDVITPHSVAEN; from the coding sequence ATGAATCAAAAACTTCTGAGCGGTCTTACTGCGACCCTGTTGCTTTCAACCCTTGGTACTCCCCTGGCTGGATATGCCAATTTGTCTGAAGTCTCTGAAGCAGTAGACCTCGGTTCTGAAAAGAGCCTCAAAGTAGCCGCCAATCAACCTTCTACTCCTATCCTCGATTTAACGAGTGAAGTGGTGAAACTGGGAGAGCAATCCCCTCAACCAGCCCTCGAAGGGAATGAAGCCGCGATCGCTAAAGTTCATGCCCATGAACTATCAGGGCGCAAAGCCGCCACTCTCTATGTCCGTAATATTCCAGTCTTGACCGTCCTTGGCTCTGAACAATCGGTTTCAGCCAGAGTCAAACTGGGTACTCAACCATCCAGTGAAGTCAAACTGGGAACTCAAGCAAAGTCTGTAGAGACTTCCACCAATCCTGAAGCCTCATCGGAAACAACTCCGCCATCCCCCCAAACCTCGCCAAACTCTGCTTCTGTTTCAGGGGATGAGGTGCCTTCCCAAAGTGATCCAGTCTGGCGGGCATCGGAAATTGCCGCTAAATTGAACCAGCTCAACCGCGACGGAGTAGATGCCAGAACCATCACCGTTAGTTGGGAGTCCAGACCGGGCGATTCTGGCTATGTCATTAAGGCAGGTGATCAGGTTCTGGCTGTGATGAACTCTAACACCATCTTGCCCGACACCACCCGCAATCCAGAGAATGATGCCCTCCAGGCAACCAATCGCTTACGTCGCCTGCTGGGCAATGCGGATCCGCTGTCGGAAGTGACCGGCAAACCCCGGCGTCAGACTCAGGTTTCAGTTGGTCCTTTTCGCATTGCCCTGAGTGGTATGGCGTCCTGGTATGGTCCCGGTTTCCACGGAAACCAGAGTGCCAGTGGTGAAATCTTCAACGAGCACAAAATGACCGCTGCCCACCGCAGTTTGCCCTTTGGAACCCAGGTGCGTGTGACCAACCTGGATAACGGTCTTTCGGTGATCGTCCGCATCAATGATCGCGGTCCTTTTCATGGCAATCGCATCATTGACCTGTCCACGGCAGCGGCAAGGGTGTTGGGTTTAATCCAGACGGGCGTTGCCCCTGTGCGGCTGGATGTGATTACGCCTCACTCTGTGGCAGAGAATTGA
- a CDS encoding glycoside hydrolase family 15 protein, translating into MSMNPSDLQARLDDYYNQISTIILSRQNPITGLLPASTAVNAHGDYTDAWVRDNVYSILAVWGLALAYRKIDEQQGRTFELEHSVVKLMRGLLFAMMRQVQKVERFKQTQSLLDALHAKYDTHTGDVVVGDDQWGHLQLDATSVFLLMLAQMTASGLQIIFTTDEVNFIQNLVYYIGRAYRTPDYGIWERGNKINHGNPELNASSVGMAKAALEAMNGLNLFGVRGGQGSVIHVLPDEIARSRITLESLLPRESSSKEVDAALLSVIGFPAFAVDDQALSDRTRNEIIQKLQGRYGCKRFLRDGHQTVLEDTTRLHYEPRELKQFEHIECEWPLFFTYLLLDGVFRGDHNQIQEYQQRLQAVLVEREGLKLLPELYYVPKALIEAERANPGSQNRLPNENVPLVWAQSLYLLGQMLSEGLLAIGDIDPLGRHLHVRQQRKPPIQIALIAEDEALQAKLATYGIDTQTPHQMEPLLVRQASELAAVYTQIGRNDKLKLTGRPFRRLRSLTTSRIFRIRQETIVFLPSLLDRQQFYLTFDPHFLVAQIRAELAHIQRHWSQLGRPTMTLLLTESMLAADDPETGDAMPFLTLMQEFKEGSCNGIQVRLGRLHQLMLTAAIERIDFLHDFEFTQSPVQDATPECLYLAFNLERSGPLSSTQEFRLEYETRIKLLLDTLRQSENIYEQVELLSTLVRLKGLAFDTGLGQPVQSVTVAMLLDELYVKAGKHKLWAIVRRVAGLYDKMALNLADVVTDILVRGKQIAIGRAYSEASLITRPLTPPEIMEKIREFCREDVRDRVLTQEILIYLSLLIKAEPQLFKGFLTFRVGYLILLITSELAADLQVTQDEAYERLMQLSPHEIQTRLHRTLVGYEGLDKALFKQESLHIRQEEKIDWVVLPEEEPVVEDWRRKRQLDGSLNRVPQNFYPRVWKVLQHCRGLVIGDKLERRNRLDSEPLLAEMTPGEKNFALQVEHLLNKIQAPEYRQVNVEALMELAAIAERNPSLQIEDYIVLDVLIGHAVRLAWLEQHPEHAHAYEGYKAAAWRSFYESSPYDCAKYVAQALKFLTHLGQRSPV; encoded by the coding sequence ATGTCGATGAACCCCTCCGATCTGCAAGCTCGGCTGGATGATTACTACAACCAGATCAGCACCATCATTCTTTCCCGTCAGAATCCCATTACGGGGTTGCTGCCCGCCAGCACGGCGGTCAATGCCCACGGAGACTATACCGATGCCTGGGTGCGGGACAACGTTTACAGCATCCTGGCGGTCTGGGGGCTGGCGCTGGCCTATCGCAAGATAGATGAGCAGCAGGGGCGCACCTTTGAACTGGAGCACAGCGTTGTCAAACTGATGCGGGGGTTGCTGTTTGCCATGATGCGGCAGGTGCAGAAGGTAGAACGATTTAAGCAGACCCAATCCCTGCTGGATGCTCTGCACGCCAAGTACGATACCCATACGGGGGATGTGGTCGTCGGGGATGATCAGTGGGGACACCTCCAGCTAGACGCCACCTCGGTTTTCCTTCTGATGCTGGCACAGATGACTGCCTCCGGGTTGCAAATCATTTTCACCACGGATGAGGTCAACTTCATTCAAAATCTGGTCTACTACATTGGGCGGGCTTATCGGACCCCGGACTATGGCATCTGGGAACGGGGAAATAAGATCAACCACGGCAACCCAGAGCTAAACGCCAGTTCGGTGGGGATGGCAAAAGCCGCATTGGAGGCAATGAATGGGCTGAACTTGTTTGGGGTGCGGGGTGGTCAGGGTTCCGTGATCCATGTGTTGCCGGATGAGATTGCCCGATCGCGCATTACGCTAGAATCCCTCCTGCCCCGCGAGTCCAGTTCTAAGGAGGTGGATGCAGCCCTGCTGAGTGTGATTGGCTTTCCGGCATTTGCGGTGGATGACCAGGCGTTGAGCGATCGCACTCGTAACGAAATTATCCAGAAGCTCCAGGGCCGGTACGGCTGCAAGCGGTTTCTGCGGGACGGACACCAGACCGTTCTGGAAGACACCACCCGGCTGCACTACGAACCCCGTGAACTGAAGCAGTTTGAGCATATTGAGTGCGAGTGGCCCCTGTTCTTTACCTATTTGCTGCTGGATGGGGTGTTTCGCGGCGATCACAACCAGATCCAGGAATACCAGCAACGGCTACAGGCGGTACTGGTCGAACGGGAAGGACTGAAACTGCTGCCCGAACTGTACTATGTCCCGAAAGCATTGATTGAAGCGGAACGGGCAAATCCTGGCAGTCAAAACCGCCTGCCGAATGAGAATGTCCCCCTGGTCTGGGCACAGAGCCTGTACCTGCTGGGACAAATGCTGAGTGAAGGATTGCTGGCTATCGGAGATATAGACCCCCTGGGTCGTCACCTCCATGTCCGGCAACAGCGGAAACCCCCCATCCAAATTGCTCTGATTGCTGAAGATGAGGCATTACAGGCAAAACTGGCAACCTACGGCATTGACACCCAGACTCCTCACCAGATGGAGCCACTGCTGGTCCGGCAGGCAAGTGAACTGGCCGCTGTCTATACCCAGATTGGGCGGAATGACAAGTTGAAGCTGACTGGACGCCCCTTTCGCCGTTTGCGCAGCCTCACCACCTCCCGTATCTTTCGCATCCGGCAGGAGACGATCGTGTTTCTGCCTTCCCTGCTGGATCGGCAACAGTTTTACCTCACCTTTGACCCTCACTTCCTGGTGGCCCAAATTCGGGCAGAACTGGCCCACATTCAGCGCCACTGGAGCCAGTTGGGGCGTCCTACGATGACCCTACTGTTAACCGAATCGATGCTGGCAGCCGATGATCCAGAGACAGGAGATGCAATGCCCTTCCTGACGCTGATGCAGGAGTTCAAAGAGGGTAGTTGCAATGGTATTCAGGTCAGGCTGGGACGGTTGCACCAGTTAATGCTGACAGCGGCGATCGAGCGGATTGACTTTTTGCATGATTTTGAGTTCACCCAGTCGCCAGTGCAGGATGCTACACCCGAATGTCTTTACCTGGCATTTAATCTGGAGCGGAGTGGACCCCTGAGCAGCACCCAGGAGTTTCGCCTGGAGTATGAAACCCGGATTAAATTGCTGCTGGATACCCTGCGCCAGTCGGAAAACATCTATGAGCAGGTGGAACTGCTGAGTACGCTGGTGCGCCTGAAAGGACTGGCGTTTGATACGGGACTGGGGCAACCAGTACAGTCCGTTACCGTTGCCATGCTATTGGACGAACTCTACGTCAAAGCTGGAAAACATAAGCTGTGGGCAATTGTGCGGCGGGTTGCGGGTCTGTACGACAAGATGGCTCTGAATCTGGCAGATGTGGTGACGGATATTCTGGTACGGGGTAAGCAGATTGCGATCGGGCGTGCCTACAGTGAAGCTTCTCTGATTACCCGTCCCCTGACTCCCCCCGAAATTATGGAGAAGATTCGGGAGTTTTGCCGCGAAGATGTGCGCGATCGCGTCCTGACCCAGGAAATCCTCATCTACCTGAGTTTGTTAATTAAAGCCGAACCCCAACTGTTCAAAGGCTTTCTCACTTTCCGGGTCGGTTATCTAATTCTGTTGATTACCAGCGAACTGGCAGCCGACCTCCAGGTCACCCAGGATGAAGCCTACGAACGCCTGATGCAGCTCAGTCCCCACGAAATTCAGACCCGGTTGCACCGTACCCTGGTGGGTTACGAAGGTCTGGACAAGGCTTTATTCAAACAGGAGTCGCTGCACATCCGGCAGGAAGAGAAAATCGATTGGGTGGTCCTGCCGGAGGAGGAACCTGTGGTGGAAGACTGGCGGCGCAAACGGCAGCTAGACGGCTCCCTCAATCGGGTACCCCAAAACTTCTACCCCAGGGTCTGGAAGGTGTTACAACACTGTCGTGGACTGGTCATTGGGGACAAACTGGAACGGCGCAACCGACTGGACAGTGAACCCCTGCTGGCAGAAATGACCCCTGGTGAAAAGAACTTTGCCTTGCAAGTGGAGCATCTGCTGAACAAGATTCAGGCTCCTGAATATCGCCAGGTGAATGTGGAAGCCTTGATGGAACTGGCCGCGATCGCCGAACGCAACCCCAGCCTGCAAATCGAAGACTACATCGTGCTCGATGTTCTGATTGGTCACGCGGTTCGCCTGGCCTGGCTGGAGCAACATCCAGAACACGCTCATGCCTATGAGGGATACAAAGCGGCTGCCTGGCGATCATTCTATGAAAGCTCTCCCTATGACTGTGCCAAATACGTTGCCCAGGCATTGAAATTCCTGACGCATCTGGGACAGCGATCGCCTGTTTAG
- a CDS encoding C39 family peptidase gives MSIQLRVTQNTVFKLTTEQASLLPVGEKVEIAAGRVFDIHSWKAIDRNHLRVALLRDVFGDPPRNTWCVFAPHVQLVRPPSLRVMQKTVFKQSTADSSQLPAQDKVEVAGGRVFNLQSWATASNNHLKLALLWDTLGTPARNTWFVYAPHVQFINQQPQVISIPQQSMGTGGLPTTVRLNVPYKSQLDNVLNPNGACNVTSFAMVMAYLGIRGSGVGQLEDELYRYMENNGLSRWDPYDLATMSRNYGLVNNFTERGTLFDIRKAIAEGRPCIIHGYFTDFGHIIVVRGYDQHGFFVNDPYGEWTSSGYRNDLSGANLHYSNWLIQSKCSPEGEDYIWLHRLARR, from the coding sequence ATGTCTATTCAGCTCAGGGTTACGCAGAACACCGTTTTCAAGTTGACTACAGAGCAAGCCTCCCTGTTGCCTGTGGGGGAAAAGGTTGAAATTGCAGCCGGTCGAGTGTTTGACATCCACTCCTGGAAGGCGATTGACCGCAATCATCTGCGAGTAGCGTTGCTGCGGGATGTTTTTGGGGATCCACCTCGCAATACCTGGTGCGTTTTTGCTCCCCACGTTCAACTGGTCCGGCCCCCCAGTCTGCGCGTGATGCAGAAAACCGTGTTTAAGCAGTCCACTGCGGATTCCTCTCAATTACCTGCCCAGGATAAGGTGGAAGTTGCAGGCGGGCGGGTGTTTAATCTTCAATCCTGGGCAACGGCAAGTAACAATCATCTCAAACTTGCCCTTTTGTGGGATACGCTGGGTACTCCAGCCCGCAACACCTGGTTTGTCTATGCTCCCCATGTCCAGTTCATTAACCAGCAGCCTCAGGTGATTTCCATCCCGCAGCAATCAATGGGGACCGGGGGGTTGCCGACTACGGTGCGCTTGAATGTGCCCTACAAGAGCCAACTGGATAATGTGCTCAACCCCAATGGAGCGTGCAATGTCACTTCGTTTGCCATGGTCATGGCGTATCTGGGAATTCGAGGCAGTGGCGTCGGGCAACTGGAAGATGAACTATATCGCTATATGGAAAATAATGGCTTGAGCCGTTGGGACCCCTACGACCTTGCCACCATGTCTCGCAATTATGGGCTGGTGAATAACTTTACAGAGCGCGGCACCCTGTTCGACATCCGGAAGGCGATCGCCGAAGGTCGCCCCTGTATCATCCATGGCTACTTCACGGACTTCGGACACATTATCGTTGTGCGCGGCTACGACCAGCATGGGTTCTTTGTCAACGATCCCTATGGCGAGTGGACCTCTTCTGGCTACCGGAATGATCTATCTGGAGCCAATCTTCACTATTCCAACTGGTTGATTCAGTCAAAATGTTCACCGGAAGGAGAAGATTACATCTGGTTACATCGGTTGGCAAGACGATAG
- the gmd gene encoding GDP-mannose 4,6-dehydratase: protein MTSTKRALITGITGQDGSYLSELLLEKGYEVHGIIRRTSTFNTDRIDHIYEDPHQLDARLFLHYGDLTDGTTLRRILEEVQPIEIYNLGAQSHVRVSFDAPEYTVDTVGMGTLRVLEAVRDYQRRTGIQVRFYQAGSSEMFGKVQEIPQKETTPFYPRSPYACAKVYAHWQTVNYRESYGLFACNGILFNHESPRRGETFVTRKITRALARIVAGQQKKLYMGNLDAKRDWGYAKDYVRAMWLMLQQQEPDDYVVATGETYSVREFLDIAFGYVNLNWQDYVEFDERYLRPAEVELLIGDPAKAKAKLGWEPSVTFEQLVHLMVEADLKALGLIPLNGGVVQSVRDVATVRQSVGTSMS from the coding sequence ATGACATCAACGAAACGGGCACTGATTACTGGCATCACTGGACAGGATGGCTCCTACCTGAGCGAACTCCTGCTGGAAAAAGGCTACGAGGTCCACGGCATCATCCGTCGCACCTCCACCTTCAACACCGACCGGATCGACCACATCTACGAAGATCCCCACCAGTTGGACGCTCGCCTGTTCCTCCACTACGGTGACCTCACCGATGGCACCACCCTGCGCCGCATCCTGGAAGAGGTGCAGCCCATCGAAATCTACAACCTCGGTGCCCAGTCCCATGTCCGGGTCAGCTTCGATGCCCCCGAATACACCGTCGATACCGTGGGGATGGGCACCCTGCGCGTCCTGGAAGCGGTCCGGGATTACCAGCGTCGCACGGGCATCCAGGTGCGCTTTTACCAGGCAGGCTCCTCAGAGATGTTTGGCAAAGTGCAGGAAATTCCCCAGAAGGAGACCACCCCCTTCTATCCCCGCAGTCCCTATGCCTGTGCCAAGGTCTATGCCCACTGGCAAACGGTGAACTACCGGGAGTCCTACGGGCTGTTTGCCTGCAATGGCATCCTGTTCAACCACGAGTCACCCCGACGGGGAGAAACCTTTGTCACCCGCAAGATTACCCGTGCCCTGGCCCGCATCGTCGCTGGACAGCAGAAGAAGCTGTACATGGGGAACCTGGATGCCAAACGGGACTGGGGCTATGCCAAGGACTATGTGCGGGCGATGTGGCTGATGTTGCAGCAGCAGGAGCCAGATGACTATGTGGTGGCCACGGGGGAGACCTACTCGGTGCGGGAGTTTCTGGACATTGCCTTTGGCTATGTGAATCTGAACTGGCAGGACTATGTGGAGTTTGATGAGCGGTATCTGCGACCGGCAGAGGTGGAGTTGTTAATTGGGGACCCGGCGAAGGCGAAGGCAAAGCTGGGCTGGGAGCCATCGGTGACGTTTGAGCAGTTGGTGCACTTGATGGTGGAGGCAGACCTGAAGGCGTTGGGGTTGATTCCGCTCAATGGGGGCGTGGTGCAGTCCGTCAGGGATGTTGCCACTGTCCGCCAGAGTGTTGGAACGTCAATGTCCTGA
- a CDS encoding TIGR00725 family protein, which yields MSQPIIGVMGPGEGATEVEKQAAYQLGRLIAEAGWILLTGGRNCGVMDAASRGAKRGGGLTVGILPSNDRHQLSEAIDIPILTGMGSARNNINVLSSQVVVACGMGAGTASEVALAIKAGKPVILLHVSSASQLFFQSLGKERVFVAADEAAAIALIYQILSHPYNPSGH from the coding sequence ATGAGCCAACCCATTATTGGAGTTATGGGTCCCGGTGAAGGGGCTACGGAGGTAGAAAAACAGGCCGCCTACCAGCTTGGCCGGTTAATTGCGGAGGCAGGTTGGATCTTGCTGACGGGGGGACGCAACTGTGGGGTGATGGATGCCGCCAGTCGGGGAGCCAAACGGGGGGGTGGATTGACGGTAGGAATTTTACCGTCCAACGATCGCCACCAGCTCTCAGAAGCCATAGATATTCCCATCCTGACGGGTATGGGAAGTGCCCGTAACAATATCAATGTGTTATCCAGTCAGGTGGTGGTTGCCTGTGGTATGGGTGCTGGAACAGCTTCAGAAGTGGCTCTGGCAATTAAAGCGGGGAAACCTGTCATTCTTTTGCATGTCAGTTCAGCCAGCCAGTTATTTTTTCAAAGTCTGGGAAAGGAGAGGGTATTTGTAGCGGCTGATGAGGCGGCGGCGATCGCCCTCATCTATCAAATCCTCTCCCACCCTTACAATCCTTCAGGACATTGA
- a CDS encoding Uma2 family endonuclease, whose product MQASNANQKLGIVDYLAIGSRTYLGNPKVPTIVVYLLDQNGQYQVSSFKPGDRIISRTFPELTLTMHQILNAQSSS is encoded by the coding sequence TTGCAGGCATCAAACGCTAACCAGAAGCTGGGGATCGTAGACTATCTTGCAATCGGCAGCAGAACCTATCTGGGCAACCCAAAGGTTCCAACTATCGTTGTTTACCTGCTTGATCAAAACGGTCAATATCAGGTCAGTAGTTTCAAACCAGGCGATCGCATAATCTCTCGTACCTTTCCAGAGCTGACTTTAACCATGCATCAAATTCTGAATGCTCAGTCCTCTTCTTAG
- the rsmA gene encoding 16S rRNA (adenine(1518)-N(6)/adenine(1519)-N(6))-dimethyltransferase RsmA: protein MPKARKQFGQHWLRSEKALRKIVAAAELSGSDRVLEIGPGTGVLTRQLLAHAAAVVAVEIDRDLCEILAQKLGKLENFLLLQGDFLTLDLAALLNPFPAFQNPNKVVANIPYNITGPILEKLLGTIANPNPQPFQAIILLLQKEVAQRLTAKPGSTHFGALSVRVQYLAACQLICDVPAIAFQPPPRVDSAVIRLIPRPIETPVHNPHHMETLIKLGFASKRKMLRNNLKSLIDSDQLSQILEELNVNSQSRAEDLSVENWVSLSNVLTQ from the coding sequence GTGCCTAAAGCCCGGAAACAGTTTGGTCAACACTGGCTGCGGAGTGAAAAAGCACTCCGCAAAATTGTTGCTGCGGCAGAGTTGTCTGGCAGCGATCGCGTTTTAGAAATTGGTCCCGGTACTGGTGTCTTAACCCGGCAATTACTAGCCCATGCAGCAGCAGTTGTTGCGGTAGAAATAGACCGGGATCTGTGTGAAATTTTGGCTCAAAAATTAGGCAAACTTGAAAATTTTTTGCTGCTCCAGGGAGACTTTCTTACGTTAGATTTGGCTGCCTTACTTAACCCATTTCCTGCGTTTCAAAATCCCAATAAGGTGGTTGCCAATATTCCCTATAACATTACTGGACCCATCCTGGAAAAATTGCTGGGTACGATTGCCAATCCGAATCCGCAACCGTTTCAGGCGATTATTCTGCTGTTGCAAAAAGAAGTTGCCCAGCGATTGACGGCAAAGCCCGGTTCTACCCACTTTGGAGCGTTATCTGTGCGGGTGCAATACCTGGCGGCATGTCAATTGATTTGTGATGTCCCGGCTATAGCATTTCAACCCCCACCCAGGGTTGATTCTGCTGTTATTCGCCTCATCCCCCGCCCGATAGAAACCCCTGTCCACAATCCTCACCACATGGAAACCCTGATCAAACTCGGCTTTGCCAGCAAACGAAAAATGCTGCGAAATAACCTGAAAAGCCTGATTGATAGTGACCAACTGAGTCAAATCCTGGAAGAATTAAATGTGAACTCCCAATCTCGCGCTGAGGATTTAAGTGTTGAGAACTGGGTGTCATTGAGTAATGTCCTGACGCAATAA
- the purM gene encoding phosphoribosylformylglycinamidine cyclo-ligase: protein MDYREAGVDVEAGRAFVDRIRQQVNSTARPEVLGGLGGFSGLFQLPVGYQEPVLVSGTDGVGTKLKLAQNLDRHDTVGIDLVAMCVNDVLTCGAEPLFFLDYLATGQLNPDQLEQVVVGIAAGCRLAGCALLGGETAEMPGFYSPGEYDLAGFCVGIVEKSKLLDGSQVQVGDVAIGLASQGVHSNGFSLVRKIVGDRGFAWGYRPEMLAGKSLGEVLLTPTQIYVRPVLAALKQGLDIHAMAHITGGGLPENLPRCLGKDQAVKINPGSWNILPIFEWLAQTGNVPPSEMFNTFNMGIGFVVLVPPNQVTPTIQYFESQMIPAYAIGEVISGNGALIGLPEEGSA, encoded by the coding sequence ATGGATTACCGCGAGGCGGGGGTAGATGTAGAAGCGGGTCGGGCATTTGTAGACCGAATTCGCCAGCAGGTGAACAGCACTGCTCGACCAGAGGTTTTGGGTGGGTTGGGTGGCTTTAGCGGCTTGTTTCAGCTTCCCGTGGGATACCAGGAACCTGTTCTGGTATCGGGTACGGATGGAGTTGGGACAAAGCTGAAACTGGCACAGAATCTTGATCGCCACGATACAGTCGGCATAGACCTGGTAGCGATGTGTGTCAACGATGTGCTCACCTGTGGTGCAGAGCCATTGTTTTTTCTGGACTATCTGGCAACCGGGCAACTCAACCCTGACCAGCTAGAGCAGGTGGTGGTGGGGATAGCAGCGGGCTGTCGTCTGGCGGGCTGCGCTCTGCTGGGAGGAGAAACCGCAGAAATGCCAGGATTTTACTCGCCCGGAGAGTACGATCTGGCGGGCTTTTGCGTTGGGATTGTGGAAAAAAGCAAGCTGCTGGATGGCTCCCAAGTGCAGGTGGGAGATGTGGCGATCGGTTTAGCCAGCCAGGGTGTTCACAGCAACGGGTTCAGTCTGGTGCGAAAAATTGTTGGCGATCGCGGCTTTGCCTGGGGCTATCGCCCAGAAATGTTGGCAGGCAAAAGTCTGGGAGAGGTGCTGCTGACCCCCACCCAGATCTACGTCAGGCCAGTTCTGGCGGCACTCAAACAAGGACTTGACATTCATGCAATGGCACACATCACCGGTGGAGGACTACCGGAAAATTTGCCCCGCTGTTTAGGCAAAGATCAGGCAGTCAAAATTAATCCAGGTTCCTGGAACATTCTGCCAATTTTTGAATGGTTGGCACAGACAGGAAATGTTCCTCCTTCTGAGATGTTTAATACGTTTAATATGGGCATCGGATTCGTAGTGTTGGTTCCCCCCAATCAGGTGACCCCAACCATCCAATATTTTGAATCACAAATGATTCCAGCCTATGCCATAGGTGAAGTCATTTCAGGGAATGGAGCGCTGATTGGTTTGCCGGAGGAGGGCAGTGCCTAA